Proteins encoded within one genomic window of Legionella sp. PC997:
- a CDS encoding glucosaminidase domain-containing protein — translation MTVHGIATSDFNALNELKVQAQNDAKEALPEAAKQFEGIFIQSMLKSMRMGQHFLEESSPFRGKDRETFQDMLDAQYASTIANSKSIGLADMLTRQMEHNLSSSEQPNKMTPPKSVGSPSLPTPTTQAQPDTPPNTIDEFVKSIWPQAKQAASLIGLDPKVLIAQAALETGWGKFVTKDVDGSSSNNLFNIKSGSTELETVQVKTTEYIADTPIKVNASFKKYLTTEHSFNDYISLIKDNERYQNALASTANPELYVNELHKAGYATDPKYGAKILSIYHGEELKQAIQRCELSEQI, via the coding sequence ATGACGGTACATGGAATTGCCACCAGTGATTTTAATGCATTAAATGAACTAAAAGTTCAGGCTCAAAATGATGCAAAAGAAGCACTACCTGAGGCAGCGAAGCAATTTGAAGGAATATTCATACAGTCTATGTTGAAAAGTATGCGTATGGGACAACATTTTCTTGAAGAGTCGAGTCCATTTAGAGGTAAAGATCGGGAAACTTTTCAAGATATGTTGGATGCTCAATATGCAAGCACTATTGCAAACTCAAAGAGTATTGGTTTGGCAGATATGCTTACACGACAAATGGAGCATAATTTGTCTTCATCCGAACAACCCAACAAAATGACTCCGCCTAAAAGCGTGGGTTCTCCTTCATTGCCTACTCCCACCACTCAGGCTCAACCCGATACGCCACCAAATACAATTGATGAGTTCGTCAAATCAATTTGGCCTCAAGCTAAACAAGCCGCATCGCTTATTGGTTTAGATCCTAAAGTTTTAATCGCACAAGCTGCATTAGAAACAGGGTGGGGGAAATTTGTTACTAAGGATGTTGATGGCAGTAGCAGTAACAATTTATTCAACATTAAATCAGGTAGTACCGAACTTGAAACAGTTCAAGTTAAAACAACAGAATATATCGCAGATACCCCAATTAAGGTAAACGCATCATTCAAAAAATATTTAACTACGGAACATAGTTTCAATGATTATATTTCCTTAATCAAGGACAACGAACGATATCAAAATGCTTTGGCCAGCACTGCAAATCCTGAGCTCTATGTCAATGAATTACACAAAGCAGGTTATGCGACTGACCCTAAGTATGGTGCTAAGATTTTATCAATTTATCATGGTGAGGAGTTGAAGCAGGCAATCCAACGCTGTGAATTATCAGAGCAAATTTGA
- a CDS encoding flagellar basal body L-ring protein FlgH — MKLFNLLVISSVAIFLGGCELLNPPQRGKDPEYAPTYPTTPDPKELRKESGAIYSAETALPLFETPRARHPGDIITVFLVESTNASKNATLQQMKTDTNVIKNKLFLGRPISFGNGYSMDFDLNNQRQFNGSAQAVQNNKLAGSISVTVSEVLANGNMVVQGEKWVKIDQGEEYVRVSGIIRPQDVRADNSITSDRLANARIAYGGTGQVNNTNAQGWLARFMWGPLFPT; from the coding sequence ATGAAATTATTTAATTTGCTTGTTATAAGCTCAGTCGCCATTTTTTTGGGGGGGTGTGAACTTTTAAATCCCCCTCAACGCGGGAAGGATCCTGAGTATGCACCTACATATCCTACAACGCCCGATCCGAAAGAGTTGAGGAAAGAGTCTGGTGCAATTTATAGTGCTGAAACTGCGTTACCTCTTTTTGAAACACCTAGAGCGAGACATCCCGGCGATATCATCACAGTATTCTTAGTCGAAAGTACTAACGCTTCAAAAAATGCAACATTGCAACAGATGAAAACCGATACCAACGTAATTAAAAATAAACTCTTTTTGGGAAGGCCAATCTCTTTTGGTAATGGGTACAGTATGGACTTTGATTTGAACAACCAGAGACAGTTCAATGGTTCTGCACAAGCAGTACAGAATAATAAGTTGGCTGGAAGTATTTCGGTTACCGTATCTGAAGTGTTGGCGAATGGAAATATGGTAGTGCAAGGTGAAAAATGGGTTAAAATCGACCAAGGGGAAGAGTATGTACGTGTTTCCGGAATTATCCGGCCTCAGGATGTTCGTGCTGACAACTCCATAACTTCAGATCGTCTGGCAAATGCTCGTATTGCTTATGGGGGTACAGGACAGGTTAATAATACGAATGCTCAAGGATGGTTGGCACGATTTATGTGGGGGCCTTTGTTCCCAACCTAA
- the flgG gene encoding flagellar basal-body rod protein FlgG, which yields MEPALWVSKSGLEAQEKNIATIANNLANVNTTGFKKDRAIFQDLLYQNSSQAGAQSSENSLIPTGINAGSGVHLAATEKIFEQGSVQNTRNPYDLMIQGQGFFTILMPDGTQAYTRDGTFTVDSTGQLVDMNGYPLQPAINIPNQTLGVTISTDGVVSATVVGSNTPTVLGSIQLANFTNPTGLQPIGQNLFIETASSGAATLNNPGTSGVGTLLQGSLEASNVNVVEELVNMIQAQRSYEITAKGIQTVDNMLQYLNQTV from the coding sequence ATGGAACCAGCATTATGGGTCAGTAAATCAGGCTTGGAAGCACAAGAAAAGAATATTGCAACAATTGCTAACAATTTAGCAAACGTAAATACCACTGGATTTAAAAAGGATAGGGCAATATTTCAAGATCTACTTTATCAAAACTCAAGCCAAGCTGGAGCTCAATCTTCAGAAAACTCATTAATTCCTACAGGAATAAATGCAGGTTCAGGGGTGCATCTAGCAGCCACAGAAAAAATATTTGAGCAAGGAAGTGTGCAAAATACCCGAAACCCTTATGATTTGATGATCCAAGGTCAAGGATTTTTTACGATTTTAATGCCAGATGGTACGCAAGCTTATACACGTGATGGAACTTTTACAGTGGATAGCACAGGACAGCTTGTAGATATGAATGGGTATCCGCTGCAACCTGCGATAAATATTCCTAACCAAACCTTAGGGGTAACTATAAGTACGGACGGGGTAGTGAGTGCTACAGTCGTTGGAAGCAATACCCCAACAGTATTGGGAAGCATTCAGTTAGCTAATTTTACCAACCCAACCGGACTTCAACCTATAGGACAAAATCTATTTATAGAAACTGCTTCAAGTGGCGCCGCAACCTTGAATAATCCAGGAACATCAGGTGTAGGTACTTTATTGCAAGGCTCTCTAGAGGCGTCTAATGTGAATGTCGTTGAAGAACTAGTTAATATGATTCAAGCCCAAAGAAGCTATGAGATTACAGCAAAGGGGATCCAGACAGTGGATAACATGCTGCAATACTTAAATCAAACTGTTTAA
- a CDS encoding flagellar basal body P-ring protein FlgI produces MRRLLIITWMLLMNLISNLVYAERIKDIATLAGVRTNQLIGYGLIVGLNGTGDKTGTRYTEDTFANMLTQLGVNIQPGTKLNSKNMAAVMVTASLSSFMKKGQSMDVNISSIGDSKSLLGGTLLMTPLKGADGRVYAIAQGNVIVSGVSAAGSDGSSVTVNVPSGGRIPNGATIEADIPNPFYFTKELTFNLHSPDFTTAKRMSDAINEMMGPGTARALDAASVVVTAPQKMSQRVDYVSVLENIEFKPAEAIAKIIINARTGTVVISSNVVVKSAAVSHGNLVVSVTETPVISQPNAFANGRTVSTQQSQVSIEQKNNHAFVLPPGVTLKDIVRGINAVGATPADVIAILEALQQAGALNATLIVI; encoded by the coding sequence ATGCGGCGATTGCTGATAATCACATGGATGTTGCTCATGAACCTGATCTCAAATCTGGTTTATGCGGAACGTATTAAAGATATTGCTACCCTTGCTGGTGTTCGTACCAACCAGTTGATTGGTTATGGTTTGATTGTTGGCTTAAACGGTACAGGAGATAAAACCGGTACGCGATATACTGAAGATACGTTTGCAAACATGCTTACCCAATTAGGTGTGAATATACAGCCAGGTACCAAACTTAATTCAAAAAATATGGCAGCAGTGATGGTGACCGCGAGTTTGTCTTCTTTTATGAAAAAGGGTCAATCTATGGATGTCAATATTTCGTCAATTGGTGACTCGAAAAGTTTGTTAGGTGGGACTTTATTAATGACCCCATTAAAAGGAGCCGATGGACGAGTTTATGCAATAGCCCAAGGAAATGTAATCGTATCCGGTGTCAGTGCTGCAGGAAGTGATGGTTCAAGCGTTACTGTAAATGTTCCTAGCGGGGGACGAATTCCTAATGGTGCAACAATTGAAGCTGATATTCCCAACCCTTTTTATTTTACAAAAGAATTAACCTTTAATTTGCATTCTCCTGATTTTACAACTGCAAAACGCATGAGCGATGCCATTAATGAAATGATGGGGCCCGGGACAGCAAGAGCTTTGGATGCTGCATCTGTAGTGGTTACGGCCCCCCAAAAAATGTCGCAGCGAGTGGATTATGTATCGGTGCTGGAAAATATAGAATTCAAGCCTGCTGAAGCCATCGCTAAAATTATTATCAATGCCCGTACAGGAACGGTAGTGATTTCATCCAATGTCGTTGTTAAATCCGCAGCCGTTTCACATGGTAATTTGGTGGTTAGTGTGACGGAAACTCCTGTGATAAGCCAACCAAATGCATTTGCAAATGGAAGAACCGTTTCAACACAACAATCACAGGTATCCATTGAACAGAAAAATAATCATGCTTTTGTCTTGCCACCGGGTGTGACATTAAAAGACATTGTTAGAGGTATTAATGCTGTAGGCGCAACACCAGCTGATGTGATTGCCATACTTGAAGCGCTACAACAAGCCGGTGCGTTAAATGCTACGTTAATTGTGATATAA
- a CDS encoding cytochrome P450, with amino-acid sequence MLFYVLFIMGIGFVLKIYQMYQNASAARITYPSAMSYLSLIKDITLLRTDPSAKTQLQTRFMTFIADLGSHSLDAQGSGIAYFKLPDLTPVFVLSNKSAIQQLYAKPNEKKFGQRQFFQRLAVILGSGNLMSSILGSDTHSRIRQSILSRNETNRPHVANMVAAFFKEYELEQGQHGRALSEVMDKLSRRVLLTTYFGEGIIKSFETFYHPSLTKELIACLFSLDPIKDKEKKNLISLRDKTFKLACQVIFSSAELTKQLMEKQSWLNYLLRVRVIMSTDVKSQLQQLGIDSEQELTADQCESLIKYSIEHADTTLLSNLVRDVVNESLFIPLLGFDATATALITALRIALQDKRIYTIIKQEIQQKISTSEAFELHSPWDARTDKGVSYAEAVLLEALRLAPPAPIVPEIVHESIDIDIEGSSLTLPPGALVFIPMQGVHTHAKYFPDIVLSSEGQGIFGKKVISANDIFPERWGPKNNSDEFYNAHFFAETPVSYVPNTMEKEGQLLPFKTGARRCPGLRIAMTEVMALFRMLAAYKFELTAEEHLELHFNYETPLQRNGGMGLLTIKPRKQLELREDPSPYIESRVKGLNFFPDSPPSKDKINGSSFSISNSRV; translated from the coding sequence ATGCTTTTTTATGTTTTATTTATTATGGGCATTGGTTTTGTTCTGAAAATTTATCAGATGTATCAGAATGCATCTGCTGCACGAATCACCTACCCATCTGCAATGAGCTATCTTTCGTTAATAAAAGATATTACTCTTTTAAGAACCGATCCTTCTGCGAAAACTCAATTACAAACACGTTTTATGACCTTTATAGCCGATCTTGGTTCTCACTCACTTGATGCACAAGGTTCGGGCATTGCGTATTTTAAATTACCTGATCTTACTCCAGTATTCGTATTGTCAAACAAATCTGCAATTCAACAACTGTACGCAAAACCTAATGAAAAGAAATTCGGACAAAGACAGTTTTTTCAACGTTTAGCAGTGATACTTGGCTCTGGTAACCTCATGTCTTCTATACTAGGTTCGGATACTCATTCAAGGATTCGCCAATCCATTCTTTCCCGTAATGAAACAAATAGACCTCACGTAGCCAACATGGTTGCCGCATTTTTTAAAGAATATGAATTGGAACAAGGTCAGCATGGAAGAGCTCTTAGTGAAGTAATGGATAAATTGTCCAGAAGAGTATTGCTCACAACTTATTTTGGAGAGGGTATTATTAAATCTTTTGAAACATTTTATCATCCAAGTTTAACGAAAGAGTTAATTGCTTGTCTTTTTAGTCTAGATCCTATTAAGGATAAGGAGAAAAAAAATCTTATATCTTTAAGAGATAAAACATTTAAATTAGCTTGCCAGGTTATTTTCTCATCCGCTGAATTAACAAAACAACTAATGGAAAAACAAAGTTGGCTTAATTATTTGCTTAGAGTCAGAGTAATAATGAGTACTGATGTAAAGAGTCAATTGCAACAACTCGGAATAGATTCAGAGCAAGAATTAACAGCAGACCAATGTGAATCATTGATAAAGTATTCAATAGAACATGCGGACACTACCTTATTATCAAATTTAGTAAGGGATGTGGTGAATGAAAGTTTATTCATTCCATTATTAGGTTTTGATGCCACAGCCACTGCATTGATTACCGCTTTAAGAATCGCACTTCAGGATAAGCGCATTTACACCATAATAAAACAGGAAATTCAGCAAAAAATTTCTACAAGCGAAGCTTTTGAATTACATTCTCCTTGGGATGCCCGCACAGACAAAGGGGTTTCTTATGCGGAAGCTGTTCTTTTGGAAGCTTTACGATTAGCTCCACCAGCTCCTATTGTGCCAGAAATAGTACATGAATCCATCGATATTGATATAGAGGGTAGTTCACTCACCTTGCCTCCAGGGGCTCTTGTATTTATTCCTATGCAAGGAGTACACACACATGCAAAATATTTTCCTGACATTGTGCTTTCCAGTGAAGGACAGGGAATTTTTGGTAAAAAAGTAATAAGCGCTAACGATATTTTTCCAGAGCGATGGGGCCCAAAAAACAATTCTGACGAATTTTACAATGCGCATTTTTTTGCTGAAACCCCTGTATCCTATGTTCCAAATACCATGGAGAAAGAAGGGCAATTATTACCCTTTAAAACTGGAGCACGTCGTTGTCCAGGCCTTCGAATTGCAATGACTGAAGTAATGGCTTTATTTCGTATGCTAGCTGCCTATAAATTTGAGCTTACAGCCGAAGAGCATTTGGAGTTACACTTTAATTATGAGACACCATTACAAAGGAATGGGGGAATGGGGTTGCTAACAATTAAACCTCGTAAACAATTGGAATTACGGGAAGACCCTTCACCTTATATTGAAAGCAGGGTCAAAGGTCTTAATTTTTTTCCTGATTCCCCTCCATCTAAAGATAAAATAAATGGCTCCTCTTTTTCTATATCGAATAGCCGAGTCTAG
- the flgL gene encoding flagellar hook-associated protein FlgL, with the protein MRISTNQIYQNSLNSLLNKQERVAKLQEQLNENFLKVRYSSDDPIAFAQIELMNQRINTTQLLQKNRESADSALSMEESILNDCTISLQRLREIQVKAGNSTLSEQDRKALAIEANIILKELLDYANSKDINGDYMFSGGQTSTLPFSINTSGQYVYNGDSTQRFQLVGSSLQMPINDPGEDLFMRIPNGNGSFTIKQSATPNTGTASLNTGSVITPSAYVPDNYTMSFALNSQGNLVVMVSGATSGNVIPPTGLPDDAPLYQDGMTVSFNGMEMAISGLPNAGDSFLITPSQNESVFATIQNMINNLNQPYSTATEKAAATTVNNQILAQIDSALSTILDARANLGARLNQLEHAETANSDIIEQSQIILKRLQEVDPLAAATEFKQELYNLEVAQQSFVLIQGLSLFNFI; encoded by the coding sequence ATGCGTATTTCGACGAATCAAATTTATCAGAATAGCTTGAATAGTTTATTGAACAAACAAGAGCGAGTAGCGAAACTTCAGGAGCAACTCAACGAAAATTTTTTAAAGGTACGATACTCATCTGACGATCCTATCGCGTTCGCACAGATTGAACTCATGAATCAACGAATAAATACTACTCAACTTCTACAAAAAAATCGTGAAAGTGCTGATAGTGCGTTAAGTATGGAGGAGTCTATTTTAAATGATTGCACCATCAGTTTACAACGCTTACGAGAAATTCAAGTTAAAGCTGGAAATTCGACATTATCAGAACAAGATCGTAAAGCATTGGCCATTGAGGCCAATATTATATTGAAAGAATTGCTTGATTATGCGAATTCCAAAGATATCAATGGCGATTATATGTTTAGTGGGGGACAGACTTCTACTTTGCCTTTTTCAATCAATACTTCGGGGCAATATGTATACAATGGTGATAGTACACAACGTTTTCAGCTTGTAGGAAGCAGCCTACAAATGCCCATAAACGATCCTGGGGAGGATCTGTTCATGCGTATACCCAATGGAAATGGAAGTTTTACAATCAAGCAATCTGCAACGCCAAATACTGGAACTGCTTCATTAAATACGGGTTCAGTAATTACCCCTTCAGCGTATGTACCGGATAATTACACAATGAGTTTTGCATTGAACTCCCAGGGAAATTTGGTCGTCATGGTTAGTGGTGCAACGAGCGGTAATGTCATCCCTCCTACGGGTTTACCGGATGATGCACCTTTATATCAAGATGGAATGACGGTTAGTTTTAATGGAATGGAAATGGCTATTTCGGGTTTGCCGAATGCTGGTGATTCTTTTTTAATTACTCCATCTCAAAATGAATCAGTTTTTGCCACTATACAAAACATGATTAATAATTTAAATCAACCTTATTCAACTGCCACCGAAAAGGCAGCAGCTACGACTGTAAATAATCAAATTTTAGCCCAAATAGATAGTGCTTTGAGTACCATCCTTGATGCCCGAGCCAATCTGGGAGCACGTTTAAATCAGTTGGAACATGCTGAAACAGCAAATTCCGATATAATTGAGCAAAGTCAAATAATTTTAAAGCGCTTGCAAGAAGTAGATCCTTTAGCTGCTGCAACGGAGTTCAAACAGGAACTGTACAATTTAGAGGTCGCACAACAAAGTTTTGTGCTCATTCAGGGATTATCTCTTTTTAATTTTATTTAA
- a CDS encoding 7-dehydrocholesterol reductase — protein MNFNIRNTLGPLFLILSCPVFVMLMWYTNTQLQGSLSALWELMIRDGFYQTVVSVWKPYFWGSAIAWKIILIFTVFELALMKILPGKKFEGPITPKGNIPVYKDNGVLAFIVTMTSFCIASFGFNLFSASILYDNMGALFGALNLFSLIVCVFLYIKGRFFPSSTDSGITNNILFDYYWGTELYPQILGWSIKKFITCRFGMMSWGLFLISYCAKQAELGGLSNSMMISVLLQFVYLSKFYMWEKGYLRSLDIMHDRAGFYICWGCMVWVPCVYTSPSMYLVLHPINLSFVWATLILGLGFASIIINYLADKQRLIARATQGECKIWGKKPVTVLARYETTEGDKKQTILLASGWWGIARHFHYIPELAGTFFWSVPALFDNFAPYFYLCFLTVLLFDRAFRDDKRCSSKYGHDWKKYCELVPYKIVPLVI, from the coding sequence ATGAATTTCAATATTAGGAATACCCTAGGCCCCTTATTTCTCATTCTTTCATGCCCTGTTTTTGTTATGTTGATGTGGTACACCAATACTCAGCTCCAAGGGTCCTTGTCTGCTTTGTGGGAGTTAATGATTAGGGATGGTTTTTACCAAACAGTAGTTTCAGTTTGGAAACCGTATTTTTGGGGGTCTGCAATAGCTTGGAAGATTATTTTAATTTTTACGGTATTTGAACTGGCTTTAATGAAAATTTTGCCGGGTAAAAAATTTGAAGGACCTATTACACCCAAAGGGAATATCCCTGTTTATAAAGATAATGGAGTCCTGGCATTTATTGTCACAATGACAAGCTTTTGCATCGCATCGTTTGGCTTCAATCTATTTTCAGCTTCTATACTTTATGACAATATGGGGGCTCTTTTTGGCGCGTTGAATTTATTTAGCCTTATCGTTTGTGTTTTTTTGTATATTAAAGGACGTTTTTTCCCCTCATCGACAGATTCAGGTATAACAAATAATATTTTATTTGATTACTACTGGGGAACAGAGCTTTATCCTCAAATCCTGGGATGGAGCATCAAAAAATTCATTACATGTCGTTTTGGGATGATGAGTTGGGGGCTGTTTCTTATTTCTTATTGTGCCAAGCAAGCTGAGTTAGGCGGATTATCTAACTCAATGATGATTTCAGTCCTCCTACAATTTGTCTATCTGAGCAAATTTTATATGTGGGAAAAAGGCTATTTACGCTCTTTAGACATTATGCATGATCGAGCCGGTTTTTATATTTGCTGGGGTTGTATGGTATGGGTGCCTTGCGTTTATACTTCTCCAAGTATGTATCTTGTCCTCCATCCAATCAATTTATCTTTTGTATGGGCTACTCTCATTTTAGGGTTAGGTTTTGCGAGTATAATTATAAATTATCTTGCGGATAAACAAAGACTTATTGCGCGAGCTACCCAAGGTGAATGCAAAATTTGGGGTAAAAAGCCAGTTACGGTGTTGGCTCGTTACGAGACTACAGAAGGTGATAAAAAACAAACCATACTACTGGCTTCAGGGTGGTGGGGGATAGCCAGACATTTCCATTATATTCCAGAGCTGGCTGGTACTTTTTTTTGGTCCGTACCTGCTTTATTTGACAATTTTGCCCCGTACTTTTATCTTTGCTTTTTAACAGTTCTTTTATTTGATAGGGCATTTCGTGATGATAAGCGATGTTCATCTAAGTATGGTCATGATTGGAAAAAATATTGTGAATTGGTTCCCTATAAAATCGTTCCCCTCGTGATTTAA
- the flgK gene encoding flagellar hook-associated protein FlgK: MSILSIAYSGMSAFQNALSVTGNNIANVKTRGYSRQSIQFAPTPSRSFAGSFIGTGVAVNNVYRNVDQFANAQVRSTLSIKSQYDTFYQQALQINKLLSQDGSSLSSSLQSFFDSLGQLNNAPDSVASRNVAMSQSQLLASQFLFLQQNLDQYQENSTAQIKEIAGKINQLTANIAAVNAQIMNSPNSPELLDQRDELLKQLSEFSDLTVIEQDNGLVNVGIGSGQMLVIGTTQRALSVSYDQLTAQGTRISLDSGAGQTDITNQLDSGTLGGLLNYERNILSKSSQIIGQMAIGLAQTFNAQNRLGMDLNNQLGQNIFTDYNSQSLQLNRAVAAATNGGSGVLSVNISDISQTKISDYQLVVTNAGTNQIALIRDSDGSAVTLNWSSNPPAPPAGQIVVDGMTIIVDNIANLADNDTFTIMPTRGAAANFSLLVSDPRQLALASPVQTSASLNNTGNGTIDLGAVFNTNEVTKQYTIDFISPTQFNLVNVTDGITSGPITYVPNTDNVIQIPDSINPSYSIRLSGAPNTGDQFVAQYNQGGYGDNRNGLLLAEVQQQSIFSNGNETIFDVYSDLLSETGSQTNEAKNRADAFQVLYKQSVDYQESISGVNLDEEAQNLLQFKQAYEAAGKLMEIANQMMELLFQIMR; the protein is encoded by the coding sequence ATGTCAATACTAAGTATTGCTTATTCAGGAATGAGTGCTTTTCAAAACGCATTGAGCGTTACTGGAAATAATATTGCTAATGTCAAAACGCGTGGATATTCAAGACAGAGTATTCAATTTGCTCCAACTCCATCACGGAGCTTTGCCGGCTCTTTCATTGGCACAGGGGTCGCAGTCAATAATGTTTATCGCAATGTTGATCAGTTTGCTAATGCGCAAGTGAGAAGTACATTAAGCATTAAATCCCAATATGATACATTTTATCAGCAAGCTCTGCAGATTAATAAATTACTTTCTCAGGATGGCAGTAGTTTATCTTCCTCATTACAGTCTTTTTTTGACTCGTTAGGCCAACTTAATAATGCACCAGACAGCGTCGCATCAAGAAATGTTGCCATGAGTCAAAGCCAATTGTTAGCCAGTCAATTTTTATTCTTACAACAAAATTTGGATCAATACCAAGAAAACTCAACAGCCCAGATTAAAGAAATAGCAGGTAAAATCAATCAACTAACAGCAAACATTGCAGCAGTAAACGCACAAATAATGAACTCACCCAACTCACCTGAATTATTGGATCAACGAGATGAATTACTTAAGCAGTTGTCTGAATTCTCCGATTTAACTGTAATTGAACAGGACAATGGGCTGGTGAATGTGGGTATTGGTAGTGGTCAAATGTTGGTAATTGGGACGACCCAAAGAGCTTTGTCTGTGAGTTATGATCAACTCACAGCTCAAGGGACTCGTATTTCTTTGGATTCGGGTGCGGGACAAACAGATATTACAAATCAATTAGACAGCGGCACCTTAGGTGGCTTATTGAATTATGAACGAAATATTTTATCTAAATCTAGCCAAATTATAGGACAAATGGCGATTGGATTGGCTCAGACATTCAATGCTCAAAATCGCTTGGGCATGGATTTGAATAATCAGCTAGGCCAGAATATTTTTACGGACTACAACAGTCAATCTTTGCAATTAAATCGGGCGGTTGCTGCAGCAACAAACGGCGGATCAGGAGTGTTGTCCGTGAATATTTCTGATATTTCCCAAACCAAAATTAGCGATTATCAATTAGTTGTTACTAATGCAGGAACTAATCAGATAGCACTCATCCGTGATTCAGATGGGTCAGCAGTCACATTAAATTGGAGTAGTAACCCACCCGCTCCCCCTGCGGGGCAAATTGTCGTCGATGGGATGACTATTATCGTGGACAACATTGCTAATCTTGCTGATAATGATACTTTTACAATCATGCCAACGCGTGGGGCTGCTGCGAATTTCTCTCTTTTGGTGAGCGATCCTCGCCAATTAGCTCTAGCATCACCAGTACAAACTAGTGCTTCCCTAAACAATACAGGAAACGGAACAATTGATTTAGGAGCTGTGTTCAATACTAACGAGGTCACAAAACAATATACCATTGATTTTATTTCACCGACCCAATTCAATTTGGTTAACGTTACAGATGGTATTACAAGTGGCCCAATCACATACGTGCCAAATACAGACAATGTGATTCAGATTCCAGATAGCATCAATCCGTCGTACTCTATTAGATTATCCGGTGCTCCAAATACCGGCGATCAGTTTGTGGCCCAGTATAATCAAGGAGGATATGGTGATAATCGTAATGGCTTACTTTTAGCCGAAGTTCAACAGCAAAGTATTTTTTCTAATGGTAATGAAACAATTTTTGATGTTTATTCTGATTTACTTTCTGAAACAGGAAGTCAAACTAATGAGGCTAAAAATCGTGCTGATGCGTTTCAAGTTTTATATAAGCAATCTGTGGATTATCAAGAGAGCATAAGTGGTGTCAATTTGGATGAAGAGGCGCAAAATTTACTTCAATTCAAACAAGCTTATGAAGCTGCAGGAAAGCTAATGGAAATTGCCAATCAAATGATGGAACTACTTTTTCAAATAATGAGGTGA
- a CDS encoding GNAT family N-acetyltransferase translates to MLQYHIERMTREEVGIAIDWARKEGWNPGLNDAECFYQADPQGFFAGKLNNQIIAVGSAVVYDAHFAFCGLYIVDKKYRSQGYGMKLTTARLNYINNRNAGIDGVFSMVNNYAHIGYRLAHNNARYALKHPRLRPKVDPHLVDLNTVPFEQLIQYDKQYFPASRPKFLSEWIKQSTALALGFVSERQLMGYGVIRKCFEGYKIGPLFADTPTIAQKLFEQLVEYAQGEIVFLDIVESNPFAVHLVNKFKMSKIFETARMYLKGAPKLYTEGIYGITTFELG, encoded by the coding sequence ATGCTCCAATATCATATCGAACGAATGACCCGTGAAGAAGTTGGAATTGCTATAGATTGGGCACGAAAAGAAGGCTGGAACCCAGGATTAAATGATGCAGAATGTTTTTACCAAGCTGATCCTCAAGGATTCTTTGCTGGTAAATTAAATAATCAAATTATTGCAGTTGGTTCCGCTGTAGTTTATGACGCACACTTTGCTTTTTGTGGACTTTATATCGTTGATAAAAAGTATCGTTCTCAAGGATACGGAATGAAGTTAACCACTGCTCGTCTTAACTATATTAATAATCGCAATGCGGGGATTGATGGGGTATTTTCTATGGTCAATAACTATGCGCACATTGGTTATCGACTTGCGCATAACAATGCCCGCTATGCTTTAAAGCATCCCCGATTAAGACCAAAAGTAGATCCCCACTTAGTTGATCTGAATACCGTACCTTTTGAACAACTAATTCAATATGATAAGCAGTATTTTCCTGCATCAAGACCTAAATTTCTTTCAGAATGGATTAAACAGAGTACTGCATTAGCACTTGGTTTTGTTTCGGAACGACAGCTAATGGGTTATGGAGTAATCAGAAAATGTTTTGAGGGTTATAAAATAGGCCCACTCTTCGCAGATACGCCTACTATTGCCCAGAAACTTTTTGAACAATTAGTCGAATACGCTCAAGGAGAGATTGTCTTTCTAGATATTGTCGAGAGTAATCCTTTTGCCGTTCATTTGGTTAATAAATTTAAGATGTCCAAAATATTCGAAACAGCAAGAATGTATTTAAAAGGAGCTCCTAAACTGTATACCGAAGGAATTTATGGAATTACTACGTTCGAACTAGGATAA